TGCCGTTGTGGCCGTTGCGGCCCAGCCAGTCGCGGAGCATGTCCCACTCCTTCTGCGCCGCGAACATCACGTCGGCGCAGCCCGTCTCCTTGGAGGTGGCACTGCCGTTGCCCCAGGAGTCGGAGGACTTCGAGAACACCTGCCCGGTCGAGTAGTCCGCGCAGCTCAGGCCGGGACGCTGCGGGTCCCGCAGCGAGTACGAACTGCCCGACCCGGTGGTGGAGATGGTCAGCCCCGCGGGGCCGTTGTACTTGCTGTTGATGGTGCCGGCCCGGACGTCGTCGTAGCTGTCGGCGACCTCGCCGGTGACCGCGTCGACGAACACGTGCAGGTGGCTGGGCGCGCTGCCGGTCGAACCGGTCAGCACGGACTCCCAGGCCAGCCGGGAGGTGCCGTCCTTGACCCGGACCACCTGGCGGGGAGCCTCGGCCGAGTCGACCCGCGCCAGTTTCGCGCGTGCGGCGCGCTCCGCGGCCGCCGCGCCCACCTTGGCCTTGGTCGGCACGCCGACCGGCCCGGAGGCGGCGTTCTGCACGCCGCGGACCTTGCCCTGCCCGTCGGCGAGCACCACGGCGTCGCCGCCGACCACCGGCAGGCCCCGGTAGCTGCGTTCGTAGGAGACGGAGTAGAGGCCGTTCAGGAAGGGCGTGACGGACCTGCGCTCGTAGCTCTCGTCCGGCCCCTTGGCCAGCGCGTCCAGCCCGGCCGAGGCGGCCAGGTCGGCCGCCGAGACGGCAGCGGCCAGCGGGGTGGGTGCGAGCGGGGACGGCCCGGAGGTGGCGGCCGACGACTGGCCGGCGAATCCACCGAGCATGCCTCCCAGCACGGCCAGGGTGGTGCCGGCGGTCAGCAGTCTGCGTTTCATCAGAGCTCCTCAGCTCCTCGGGTGTGGGGGTGCCCGGAACCCTCACACCGCCGCCATGGCCCGGTCAACGGACCTGACAGGCCCGGGACCCGAGTGGCAAGTTCCGTCAAAGTCGGTGACCCAGAGCGGAGTTGGCGGAGCGTCAGCAAGGGTTGCGGAGCCGGTGCGGTAGGGCTGAACAAGGGCTTTGGCAAAGAAGAGGTACAGACCACACCATGTACGGGGCGCGGTTCGGTTCGGTACCTTCGCGGTACAGGTGGATGACCGGAGCCTTCGGGGAGGTGTCGGCGCATGCTGGGCACGACCGACCCGGCCGGACCGCCGGACGGCAGCTGGCAGGAGTTCGGCGCGCTGCTGCGCCACTGGCGCCGCCACGCCGGCTGGACCCAGGCCCAACTCGGCGCCGCCGTCGGCTACGACCACACCGCGGTCAGCCGGCTCGAACACGGCGCCCGCCGCGCCACCCCCCGACTGGTCCGCCGTCTCGACGAACTCCTCTCCGCAGGAGGAGAGTTGAGCCGCAGCTACGGCCGGGCCGAGAGCGCGGAGGGCCACCGCCCGGCACTGCCGGCCCACCTGCTGCGCCCGCCGCTGCCCCCCGGTCCGCACCCCGTTGCGCCCTGCGCCGCCCCCGCCCACGGCGCGCCCGGCCGGCTGCCCGACCACGACCTGCAGTGCCCGCTGCACGGCGCGGCCGGCTGCCAACTCCCGCCCCCCGACGCCGCGTCGGCCCTGCACGCCGCGTTCTGCGCCGACCCCGCTGCCGCCCTGGACACCGACACCGTGCACGCCCTCGCCGCAGTGCTCGCCGCCCAGCTCCGAGCCGCCCAACTTCCCGGCCCGCAGCGGGCGATGGGCGAACCCGGCCCCGGCGCGGTGATCGAGGGCACGCTGCGCGCCGTGGTCGCCCGGCTGGCCGGCGCCCCCGCCCGGCAGCGCCGGGTGCTGGCCCGGCTCGCCGCCGAGTACGGGCACGCCTCCGGCAGCCTGCGCCTGCACGGCGGCCGACCCGCCACCGCGATGGCCTGCTTCGACCGTGCCCTCGGCTGGGCCGTCCTGGCCGGCGACCCCGCCACCCAGGTCGCCGCGCTCAGCGACATGGCGGTGCTCGGCCTGCTCGACGACGATCCCGCCTGCTCCGGCGACTACGCCCGGGAGATCGGGCGGGCCGCCCCCGGCCGCCCCTGGGCCGAGGCGCTGTCCCGGCTCGGCGAGGCCCGCGCGAGCGCGCTGGCCGGCGAGGTTCGCGCGACCGTCCGCCACATCGGCCGGGCCCACCGGCACCTGGACGGCCCCGACAGCACCGACCCCCGGGTCCCCTGGCTGGCGCCCGGCGCCCTCCGGCTGCGGGTGGAGTCCGGCTCCGCCGCCGCTCTTCGCGACCTGGCCGCCGCGACCGCCGACCCCCGGCTGGCCCGCCGCGCGCTGATCGCCGCCCGATCCGCCCTGGACCTGCTCGGCGCGGGCCAACTCCCCGCCGCCCGCGCCATGCTGGGCGTCCGGGTGGCCGACTGCCACCTGTGCGCCGACGAGCCGCAGGCCGCCCTCGCCGCCCTCGCGCCGCTGCTCGACGCCGAGGACGCGCCGCCGCTGCCCGCCCTGGTCCGGCACGAACTGCGCGGCGTCCGCGACCGGTTGGCGGCCGGCGCGGCACGCTGGGGAGCGCCGAGCGCCGAGGCCGCGGCCCGGCTGGGCGCCGCGATCTGACCCGCCGCCCGTCCCGTCCGGTGGCCCCGGATGTGAAGAGAAGCGGCATGCCTCGACCAGTTCTTGGGCAGGACATTACCTTTTCATGGGAAAGGGATATGCTCGATCGGTCAACTCCGTTCGGGTACGGGCGAGCTGACGGACCGACGGACCACCGGCCCGGCCGGGGCCGCAGGGGAGGGCGCGGGTGCGAGGCGCCGTGGGCGAGCGAGGAGGGGGACGGCCGTGGCCGCAGCGCAGGACCGGGACAGGGGCAGGGGCAGCCCGGAGATCACCGCGGACGACCTGACCGGGGTCACCGAGGACCGCTGGCAGGCCGTCGAACTGCACCGCGCGCTGCGCGTCCTGGCGGCCAGCGAGGCCGCCGACCCGGCGCTGCGGCAGCTGGCCCAGGACGTGCTGGGCGGCCTGATCGGGGTGCCGGACGTCGCCGGGGCGGCCCGCTACCTGATGGAGCTCGGCCACCGCCTGGAGCGGCAGCCGGCCGTCGTGGAGAGCGGGGCCGCCGACGCCGCCGAGCAGTCCGCGGAGTGGTAGCGCCGCGCCCGGCGGCCCCGCTCCGGCCGATGCGCGGGCGGTATGACGACCGTTCGGCAACGGCCTTATGATCCGATGGTCAACACCGACCGGGCGCGGGCCGGGCAGACCGCCCGCGCAGACCGGCGCACCGACCGGCACCGAAACCCGAGGGAGTGGCCATGGCCGCAGCAGACAACGGCGACCTGGACGGTCCGGAGATCTCCGACGAGGAACTGCTCGACGTCGCCGACAACCCGCACCAGGCCGCGGAACTGCACCGCGCCCTGCGGACCTTGGCGAAGACCGACTCGGTCGGCCCCGAGCTGCAGCAGATGGCCCGGGACGTGCTCACCGGCCGGATCGGCATGCGCGACATCGTCGAGTCGGACCGCTACCTGTCCGCGATCGGCAACCGGCTCGGCGAGATGCGCGAGGCCGCCGAGAACATGTCCCCCGAGGAGCGGGCCGCGTCCGAGAAGCGCGCCGTCAAGCTCCGCGAGCAGGCCGAGGCCGAGTACGGCCCCGACGAGCCGGAGGAGTGGGAGCGCCCCCGCGACCGGCCCTGACCGCCCCGACCACGCGCCCGGGCCCCGAGTGCTCGATCTCGGCGCCCGGGCCGCGGAGCGATCCGACGGCCCGTCAGCGCAGGCCGGCGAGCTTGTCCGGGTTGACCTGGAGGCGGAGGCGGTGGATCCGGCCGTCGACCAGGTCGTAGGTCAGCGCGCCGACGGGCCGACCGGCGAGGGTGAACAGGACGTTCTCCTCGCCGTTGATCCGCGCCGACCGCCCGACGACGCCCTGCACCTCGGGCTTGGCCAGCACGCCCAGCAGCCAGCGGGCGACGTGGTCGGTGCCGTGCAGCGGGCGGCGCGCCGCGGTCACCTTGCCGCCGCCGTCCGACCAGCAGGTGACGTCCGGCGCGAGCAGCTCCAGCATCGCGTTCAGGTCGCCGCCGGTGCAGGCCGCCAGGAAACGGTCCGTCACCTCGCGGCGCTGCTCCGGATCACTGTCGAAGCGCGAGCGCCGCTCCCGCACGTGCGCGCGGGCCCGGTGCGCGGTCTGGCGGACCGTCGCCTCGCTGCGGTCCAGGAAGCCGGCGATCTCCGCGTGGCTGAACCCGAACGCCTCGCGCAGCACGAACACCGCCCGCTCCACCGGGCCCAGGCTCTCCAGCACCACCAGCAGCGCCGTCGACACCGAGTCCGCGCGCTCCGCCTGCTCCGCGACGTCCGGCCCGGTGAGCAGCGGCTCGGGCAGCCACGGTCCGACGTAGCTCTCGCGGACCGCCCGCGCCGAAGTCAGGCGGTTCAGCGCCAGGTTGGTGACGGTGCGCACCAGGTAGGCGCGCGGGTTGGCGACGTCCGTCCGGTCCGCCGTCGCCCACTTGATCCAGGCGTCCTGCAGCACGTCCTCGGCGTCGGCGACGCTGCCCAGCAGGCGGTACGCGGTGCCGAACAGCAGCCGCCGGTGGGCGGCGAACACCTCGGTGGCGTCGGCGGAAGCTTCGATCACGAAGCCAGGCTGCCAGCGAACCGGCGCGCCGGGCAAGCCGGCTGAGCGGCCGTCAGAGGGTGGCGACGCGCTGCAGCAGTTCGTTG
The DNA window shown above is from Streptomyces sp. TLI_171 and carries:
- a CDS encoding helix-turn-helix transcriptional regulator, whose product is MLGTTDPAGPPDGSWQEFGALLRHWRRHAGWTQAQLGAAVGYDHTAVSRLEHGARRATPRLVRRLDELLSAGGELSRSYGRAESAEGHRPALPAHLLRPPLPPGPHPVAPCAAPAHGAPGRLPDHDLQCPLHGAAGCQLPPPDAASALHAAFCADPAAALDTDTVHALAAVLAAQLRAAQLPGPQRAMGEPGPGAVIEGTLRAVVARLAGAPARQRRVLARLAAEYGHASGSLRLHGGRPATAMACFDRALGWAVLAGDPATQVAALSDMAVLGLLDDDPACSGDYAREIGRAAPGRPWAEALSRLGEARASALAGEVRATVRHIGRAHRHLDGPDSTDPRVPWLAPGALRLRVESGSAAALRDLAAATADPRLARRALIAARSALDLLGAGQLPAARAMLGVRVADCHLCADEPQAALAALAPLLDAEDAPPLPALVRHELRGVRDRLAAGAARWGAPSAEAAARLGAAI
- a CDS encoding RNA polymerase sigma-70 factor; the encoded protein is MIEASADATEVFAAHRRLLFGTAYRLLGSVADAEDVLQDAWIKWATADRTDVANPRAYLVRTVTNLALNRLTSARAVRESYVGPWLPEPLLTGPDVAEQAERADSVSTALLVVLESLGPVERAVFVLREAFGFSHAEIAGFLDRSEATVRQTAHRARAHVRERRSRFDSDPEQRREVTDRFLAACTGGDLNAMLELLAPDVTCWSDGGGKVTAARRPLHGTDHVARWLLGVLAKPEVQGVVGRSARINGEENVLFTLAGRPVGALTYDLVDGRIHRLRLQVNPDKLAGLR